Proteins encoded in a region of the Cydia pomonella isolate Wapato2018A chromosome 3, ilCydPomo1, whole genome shotgun sequence genome:
- the LOC133515909 gene encoding transmembrane and ubiquitin-like domain-containing protein 1, producing MTLIEGVGDEVVQFVAALAVVAVGMLAWWSTNARPDRYRTVLVMRSRAHPVTVSIRPSPRPATIVTSTVATVSTPASTSASNGTTEEAPRDNSRVIPLQEMDSIVDADMAMMDNNRLHFYRRIDSPHTPLLTPDLSGDEVEEERTRAGAAQMQEMDSIVSAMEADVTARDLFTPEANSSRAGAKGDTKDNKDDAEPAGAEAAAADADTTAADTDAAARKILIKLKYLNDTLKEVEGSLDELLKDFKWRHFSVELSAESRVRLIFNGRVLLDDGLTLRACGLHDRAVVHCLVHPKRAVPAQTLNPEETGTPELVTEGTPPERAWDLENILMTLVSVALTVVWFFRCEYSNMFTASASVALFGLTVFYSVAIFGLYLSDTFHFERRPQPVPNN from the exons ATGACATTGATTGAAGGCGTGGGGGATGAAGTTGTCCAATTCGTGGCCGCGCTGGCGGTGGTGGCCGTCGGCATGCTGGCCTGGTGGTCTACCAACGCCCGGCCGGACCGCTACCGGACCGTGCTGGTCATGCGGTCGCGCGCACACCCCGTTACAGTCAGCATACGGCCCAGTCCCA GGCCTGCAACAATCGTCACAAGTACAGTTGCCACGGTTTCTACGCCAGCATCTACCTCTGCATCAAATG GAACTACAGAGGAGGCGCCCCGGGACAACTCCAGGGTGATCCCCCTGCAGGAGATGGACAGCATCGTGGACGCCGACATGGCCATGATGGACAACAATCGCCTGCACTTCTACAGGAGGATTGACT CGCCCCACACGCCGCTGCTAACACCAGACTTATCGGGCGACGAGGTGGAGGAGGAGCGGacgcgcgccggcgccgcgcagATGCAGGAGATGGACAGCATCGTGAGCGCCATGGAGGCCGACGTCACTGCCCGGGACTTGTTCACGCCAG AAGCAAACTCATCCAGGGCGGGAGCTAAAGGTGACACAAAGGACAATAAAGATGATGCTGAGCCTGCCGGCGCTgaggccgccgccgccgacgccgATACCACGGCCGCCGATACCGACGCCGCCGCGAGGAAGATTCTCATCAAGCTTAAATATCTTAACGATACGCTCAAGGAAGTGGAGGGGAGTCTGGACGAGTTACTGAAGGACTTTAAATG GCGGCACTTCTCCGTGGAACTGTCAGCCGAGTCCCGCGTGCGACTGATCTTCAACGGGCGGGTCCTCCTCGACGACGGACTAACATTACGAGCGTGCGGTCTCCACGACCGCGCCGTCGTGCACTGCCTCGTGCACCCCAAGCGCGCCGTGCCCGCCCAG ACTCTGAATCCAGAGGAAACGGGCACGCCCGAGTTGGTGACCGAGGGCACGCCGCCCGAGCGTGCCTGGGACCTGGAGAACATCCTCATGACGCTCGTCTCCGTGGCCCTGACCGTGGTCTGGTTCTTCAG GTGCGAATATTCGAACATGTTCACGGCGAGCGCGAGCGTGGCGCTGTTCGGGCTGACGGTGTTCTACAGCGTGGCCATCTTCGGCCTGTACCTGTCCGACACCTTCCACTTCGAGCGGCGGCCGCAGCCCGTGCCCAATAACTAG